The DNA segment TTATTAAACAAAGTCAAAAAGTCATCCAAATAAGACACTTCAAAGCATCATTAAgtaaactataaaattttatcctaatatttaaaaaaaaatgttagtCAAACTTTGTGGTTGCAATAGCGTACATCCATATTTACAATGCACCAAATCTAAACACAAAACCTAAGTAAGCCTAATGGGTGCTATAATATAAGTAACAGTAATTGAATGAATACCAAAAGAATtttaattacactggcagtcAAGGACTTTTAACAACAAACGCATGCGATTATTTTGTATGTTGGTTACCAGTATCTGTAAATTGTCtgagttttgttgttttaggTATAATTTCTGTACACTGTTTAAAGCCTAGCAAACATAGCCTAGTTTGCTTTTTTTCTCTTAAAAGGGAGCTAGTATCAAAAGTACTGTAGGCCTGTTTGAAAAACTTCACCAatactttgcttttaaaaccATTTACTATTCATTTTACATAACCTATGATTTTCATTGTGTAAAAGGAACATTTTATTGTGTAAACTTACAGCTATATGTAATATTGGATATATTGTCATAAAATACTATAAAACTAATTCACTCAGATTTAAAACTTGGAtgaagaaattaaataaacaatgtgtaggcctataataCATTGAGCCTGTTTGAAAGTGTATTCACAGCTTGGGCAAGTTATTATAAACTGGTGTGTATATCATTCATGAATTATATCATACGGGCACAGAAGCCACAAACTCCAAATCCCTTCGTCTTTCAGGTTCTAATTTCATCcccaaaatttaaatatttcccTTAGTGAGCGAAGTGGCTCCCATTGAGAATCATTGCACTAGATATTAATGATCTACATACAAGTTCCAGGTGCAAAAGACCACTTGGAACTTGACTCATAATTATGTAAATCAGTTTGGGCgagtattttaaaactttcttgACTTCATATTTTTACTAGCTTCATCTATATTATCTTATTAGAAGCTTTCACTGTAGGGCCGGAGATTTATCCAGAAAACAATgagaatgttttgtttcttccTGCTTCTGCAAACTCTTTTTAGTGTAAGATTTTATACTTTCCCCATTATATAAGTTAGTGTTTATTGAGATGTATATTATATACCTATTTAGGTAGATggacaaaaaatatttggtttCATATCATGACTGCACCAGGTTCAAtgtaaattgcattttttattcACCTTTTGGTCACAAGTGTCATATTTAAAGTTACATTATTCGTTCCAATTCATACATTATATACTTAATGTATCTTTAGACCATCGCTTTGCCTGTTactcattttttgaaaattatgttttccTTATTTTCAAGCTATTTAGCAGGTAAAATTAAGCCAAAGAAATTGTgtgtataaaaaaaataaataagagTAAATATGTTGCACGGATCTGATGATGAGGACGATGCTGGGCCTTCAGTTGAATCTGCCGACCCCGAGGAAAGAATTCAAGCCAGAAGATTGAGAATTCAGAAAAGAATTGAACAACAAAAACGGTAAATAAATAATGCAGATGTTGTTTTGAGGAAGATGCTCATATATGTGATAGTTTATGTTATGCAGTGTCATAAGCTGTTTTTTCCTTTAGGtaggaaatatttttgcttcaaaCTTTTATGTAACTAGATATATCTAAAGACTTAGGTCCTGGTTTCATACATTTTTTGTCTGTCCAAAGTAGCATTGATatttgtataataaaacaaaaagcagAATATTTGATAACTCTCcagggttaacttttattttttatattgatTATTCGTGCAATACAACATGTTTTTACAGAGAGGCGATGGGTGAAGATGCAGTTGCAAAGAAAGAGACCTCCGATGAAATGGGGAAAGGAAAGCAGCAGGTTGAAGAGAGCAGAAATCGTTTGCAAAAGCTGAAGAGTGACGGAATGGAgttggtgacaaatgtgcgtGTTGCCTGCGACGCGAGAGAGATGCAACATCGCTTACAAGATGCAGAATCCAAGCATACAAGGTAAGCATAAATTTCATGTTTGTCATTTATAAATGTAACATTTAGAATACtctgaatttttatttgtgaatgaTGTGCCCACATcgattgattaattaataagtttttgtcattttaatatttactacACTTGATAGAATTGAACGTCTGGATGCAGAAGCTAAAACATCATCAGAAAAGTTTGAAGAAATTAGTCGCCGATGGTCAGCTGCGAAGATGAAGGAAGTTCCTCACGATCTTCATGAGATGCTTCTTGAGCAAACCAAAGGATGTGATACAGTGAttgatgaaaaaaataaattaattaatgagtTACAATTGGTAAGCACCGTGCGGCTAAACTGTTTAATGTTTATCTATGTAGACACTGTCTTAATAATTTGTAAATCTGTTAAACAACATAATTGTTCTTTAGTTTGCCAAACTATCATAGTATATAATGTTTGCTTTAGCGATAATGATGATTGAATTGTAATTTAACTGGCCCTTTAAATTGTAAGTTAGAGTACCAgtaaatgtaatttttatcACAATTTTCTAAATTTCAGGAGTTGAAACAGAAAGATGACGAATATGTTAAAGACTTAAAGAAGCAATCAGAGGACGTTGACCTGATGATAGAACGAATGGAGGAACAGGTTAAAAACCTCACAAAATCCTACAGAgatgaacttcttcaaattgaggTGTGTctagtttatttttgtgtcGATGCTGCAACATACCATTCAGTGATGATTTAATTTAAGCCAATAACTTGGGTTTAATTTTTTCGCTATTATTAGGAATCGTTCATCGAGGAACGTGGTCAAGCCATGGAAAACAATAAGAACAAATGGGAAGGGACGATGGGACAACGGGGCGAGAGAGAAGAAGAATATTTGAAGTCAAGATTTAAGAGAGTCGACGATCATGAACTTCAACTTGACACTTTGAGAACAAACGACACGGAGGAATATAACatggtcaaaataaaattggaaACTGATGTTCAGGTAATATTGTTTGCGTGTGGAATGAAAGTTCGCTTTTACAGTAATTTATGAAAACTACGACACGACCTGGTTAATTTAGTCATGACAGCTTGATGTCATTCTGATTttgaaatgaatgaaattaAAGTAGCCCTTGTTTTTATGacaaagttacaaaaacaGTTGCTGTGAAAAAcgtatttaattaaaatattttaaacatctTTTTAACAGTAGCAGTTGTTGCAGCCATTAATACTTTGTgatgtttgaaaaaaagttcCCTTCCAGCCGTGaaataatatttgtagataTTAAATGAAAACTTGGGAATTTCTGCAGATTCTTGAGCAACAGCTGCAGCAAATGAAAGCGACTTACCAGCTCAACCAGGAAAAGCTGGAATACAATTTCCAGGTTTTAAAGAAACGAGATGAGGAAAATACAATAACCAAGTCCCAGCAAAAGAGAAAAATTACTCGGTGTGCTAATTTCTGACTGTTACTGCTGATTATTAAATGCAGTGCTCACTATTGCTCACTAGCGATGGAAGTTCTAGCTACATAGTACTAGCTAGCTACTAGCTATATATTATGCTATTATAAACCATTATACTATATTGGCTGTTTATTACTCATTAGTTATAAGTGTTATGTCAAACAGCTTATGAATTGTTTCAGGGCATTTGAGtaaatatcatttttattGCTCATTAACCTATTTTGCTTCCCCAAGTTTGCAAGATACACTGAACAGTTTGAGGTTAAAGCTGGCAAAgcaagaaaaacatttcaaagaaGAAAACCAAAATCTGGTGGATGAATACAAGAGAATTGCTGATCAACACAAAGAGCTGTACAAGAAAATGAGGTGTCTTGACTGTCACGTAATTACATTAAATAGATATATTCATGTTGTCGTAACAATAATTTACCAACCTTAGCCTACCAGCGGTCCAGATTACACAACTTAACTTGTTTATCGATGATGTTACGAGATTTTCTTTCCCTGAGATGGGGTTCACTTATAAATGCAACATTTTCAGGCATTTCTCAGCGAATGATTGGAAAAAGTTCCAAGATATTTGGAAGATGAATGAAGATGAGGTCCGATCACTTGTTGATAATGTTTTGAAAGCAGATGAGACAATTCATCTACAGCAACTTGGCTTACCCTGGAACGTACCTGATATGTGAGTCTCGCCTTTAGGCGTGTTCGTAAAAATCTCGTCGCAGAAACACAATGATTAATCTTTCCTCATAGGCCTTTCCTCAAATCTCATGGACCACTTGAAGTGCAGACTAGCGATCCGCGTCCAACGGCAACGTCATTTGCGAAAGAGATTCTGGCTGCAAATGAGAAAGCTCAAAAAAAATCATCCGATGACCTGGAAGTTATTGAGGTAAATTTAAAGATTCTTCTTTTGGTGCAGCTTATCAGCCAAAGCTATACTGCATTAAAAAAACGTTTGCCGATGGATGAAAATTACGATGGTGTTGTTTGGTTTTAAGCTCAGCCGGTCATGTTTTGAGTTGCCTCCATTTACAGTATAACAGGTTTCAAGATATATTCAATATATTAAGTATTCATAAACACCAATTGATTATTTTAAGATGTAGTTAAACTTACCAGTAAGTGTGTTATGTTTGTCCAGAAGCCAGAATCTCGTTTGTCTCTTGGCGCCGTGAAAAAGCTGCTGGAAGTTCTATGTGATGAGGCGGGATTTCTAGTCGAAGAGAAATTGAACAAACTCCTCCAGCCTTTGCAGAGCGATGAACGATCTCTCATTAAACTTGATGCGATATTCAAGGTAAGGTTTATACCGATAGATCAGGCATCACTAAACGTTTTTCATGTATGCTTACTTTATTCACGTGTATAATTGTAGTTTAGCTAAATTGTGGCGCTGTTTGGCAAGACGCAATAACTAACCCCGTGGGCTGTAGTTTGGTGACCcacttaataaaaaaattgtgactGTTTTTGACAACGTGCTTCAGCGCTGGCTTATTATTTCTTTTCAGTTGGTATTTATCAGATGCTATGTATTTCCAGGCACTTAACATTGAAACTGAAGACGATGTTACGAAgttatcaaacttttttagTCAACACGGCAAACTAGTTAGCAAAGCAGATGCAAGTATGTTCATAAAAACTTGCTATTAGGATGTACAAATAAATATTGAAGATCTTAACCAGTGTGGCCATTATGACTATTTCTTGTTCGCAGCCAGTGAAGAAGAAAGTGATAACACCACAGAAGACGCAGAAGTACTAAGAATTTCTGCTGGTGAgtaaaagcaaattttattgatggaTAAAGTAgtgtattatttattataaatgttattttaaaagaTGCTGAGGGCAGTAGCACAAGCACTGAACCTGAAGATTTTATGCACCCCAACGAAATCCTGGATGTCCTGAAAAACTTTGTCCAGGAGCACATAAAGCCAGCCAAGTAAGAATGACTTTTTGGCTGATCGGTTTCACCAACTTAAACTTTATCACTTTTCTGTAAGACCAGTAGACCAGTCCAGAAAAAACACATGAAAGGTTTTCCGCTGTTCATATTCTTGCTGCTAAACGCAACACACTCAGGTAACAAGTTTCTCTGTATAGGGAGAAGCCTAAATCGAGTGTGATGGATACTTTATCTGGCACAGCAAATCGTGACCCATCCCTTGATGCAGCACATTGGGAATTGATGGCGAATGTTATCGATAGTAACAAGCTCAAGATGTGGGATGCGCTCTCAAATGCCCTAACTAAGTATCAGTGAGTTCTTGCGTACATTTCTTCTCAAAACGTTATCTTTTATGGCACTTTCTCTTACCTATTTCATCTACTTTATACATATCTTCATTTCTGTTCCACTGGATGGTCAGTTTTCACCCACTCCAAAGGAGATACTTAACCAATGAACTATAATCTTCCCTTGTTTTCGCAATGATGTTGCTGGTGTTATTAATACTTTTTACTACAAAGTTTTAGTTTAGCAAGCGCAATGTATTCTTTGCTGGAAAATTTGATATAGAATGAATGTACCATTTATTTCCAGTAACGTACTGACTGAAAGAGCAAATCGTATACAAGAAACTGACAGTCTACGTCAGCAGAATGCTGAGCTTCGAATGTTGCTTCATCAGTACATTTCGTCCAAGGTATGGGCAGAGAATGAATGGCTATGGTAGCATTACTTATACAACAAGTTCTGTACACCTACATTTTAAGCTTATTAACTACCTTTAATTGGTATTCTGTTTGTTTATAAACCtgatttgtaaaatttgtttacttctttttacttttttaaaaggtCAACCAGGAACTGGAAATTCCTCCCACCAGaattttgcaacttgaatATAGCTAAAAACGTTCGGCAGAAAACATCTCAGCActtgattttattgttaatgTGTACAAAGGActtgaataaaaatatctttgcatgaaaaatatttggtttATGTTCATGATAACTGCAACGTCCAGAAAACCTTCAAAATTGTGAGACTGGGAAATTCAATTGAAGTTCGATACATAAACAATGTATTGGTGGGTGCAGGATAAATTTATCGCTTAAAAATGTGATTGAAAGTGCACAAATTGGTGGAAAAACTTGATgtgatgcaaaaataaaataatgtaaaatgcGAATATAGGTTAAAGTttgtacaaaaaaaacataacacCACATTATCCCATTGATCTTGCACCTTTAATTTATTAAGTTACTTCAAGGCTGAAGCAATGCAAAAATACATtgaattttgtataaaaataaacacacaATATCTTATTCATCTTGCACCTTTAAtttgttaagttattttaaagcaTCAGGCCATCATGCCTGTGCAACGACAGTATCATCTTTAACAAGGTTGAAAGGATTCTTTGGAGGGACAGTTGTAACCATCCTTGACATTGGGCCTCTTTTGGCAAATTGTGATGTGTTTGGTGGTGTCGGCATTCTCCTGCGCAATAAGGCAAGTTACAGGAAttgaatcatgttttattCTGACAATCCGGCTCAACTAATAAAAATACTACGATATTTTCTATCCACAAGTTGCCATTATATACAGAGTTCAAAAATTAGATTAGAATTCCCCATTTATATCAAAAATCCTACGAAAGCATCCAACAAAAATTGCTTCAGCGTAAAATATAAGTCGTCACACACCTGTGCACGTATGCGGTTGATGGGGGCTGTGGTGCAGGGAACATGCTGTGGGCACTGTGAGTTGCCGTCCAGTGAACGCAGCCGACATATCGAGGTATGTTTGGCCGGCTGCAAAAACGTTGTCATcagatatttttaaatacaaaaataaaacttatttaacatGCTATCTCACGCAATGCCATTGTATTCACTTGGCAAATCGAAACTAGAGGTATAATTTATTGAAGCCTTACTGGGCTGTATCTGTATATCTTGGTTTTGGTACACGAAGTGTTGTCAAAGGACGGTATTCTTCATATGGATGGTCTTTTGCTTCAAAACTATACGCACCAACTGATCCACTGCAAATATTAATTCAAATATGCAACACATTTATTGTCATAACAACTTCTTTGACACGAAAAGTTTTTATGCCTGGTTGCAGACGTAATACTTACTCATAATAAGGTATATGATCACTTTTTCGATAATGACTTGTGCTGAAAGTATAGACGACTATTATCACCATTGCATAAGTACTAAGTGTTTACTTTACATCCGCTAAGTTAAGTTTAACAACAAGTTAGATTAAGTGATTGGTGTTCAACAAATGAGTAAAATCGTGTTGGTTTAACACAAATAGGCTTGACTTGACAAAACAATCAATTCCATACAAACTATATGGTCGCTTTCCATGCCCTTTATCTCTTGCTTGGAACCAATCCCAGGATCTACCAAACGTCTTCAAAAGTAAAGCAAGGTTGGTTGTGGAATGATTATATCAAACCGATATATGTTATATATTGTCgtgtttaacaataaaagttacaaaagcaatcaaaaagataaaatagatagatagattgataaaacaataaattaacaacttaTTGAAGCTCACTCTTTATCTCAACTTCTTTCTCAGCAATCAGCATTGGCCTCTTCAGCAAGAGGAACTAATCTGAAAATACAACACCCTTGACACTGCATTATTCTTGATTAACGCCCTCTAACCTTAAGCTCTCTTTGATCTATGAATCAATGACAATGTGCACTGTCTCACTTCGTCTAATGTGAATCTAGTCTTTGTTTTGCAACTGCGTTGTGACCTTTCCTTGTAGCTGTTTCTTACCGATATGCATGGGTCATATTTACTTAGCATTCAATACACTTTTCC comes from the Clavelina lepadiformis chromosome 5, kaClaLepa1.1, whole genome shotgun sequence genome and includes:
- the LOC143458785 gene encoding dynein regulatory complex protein 1-like: MLHGSDDEDDAGPSVESADPEERIQARRLRIQKRIEQQKREAMGEDAVAKKETSDEMGKGKQQVEESRNRLQKLKSDGMELVTNVRVACDAREMQHRLQDAESKHTRIERLDAEAKTSSEKFEEISRRWSAAKMKEVPHDLHEMLLEQTKGCDTVIDEKNKLINELQLELKQKDDEYVKDLKKQSEDVDLMIERMEEQVKNLTKSYRDELLQIEESFIEERGQAMENNKNKWEGTMGQRGEREEEYLKSRFKRVDDHELQLDTLRTNDTEEYNMVKIKLETDVQILEQQLQQMKATYQLNQEKLEYNFQVLKKRDEENTITKSQQKRKITRLQDTLNSLRLKLAKQEKHFKEENQNLVDEYKRIADQHKELYKKMRHFSANDWKKFQDIWKMNEDEVRSLVDNVLKADETIHLQQLGLPWNVPDMPFLKSHGPLEVQTSDPRPTATSFAKEILAANEKAQKKSSDDLEVIEKPESRLSLGAVKKLLEVLCDEAGFLVEEKLNKLLQPLQSDERSLIKLDAIFKALNIETEDDVTKLSNFFSQHGKLVSKADATSEEESDNTTEDAEVLRISADAEGSSTSTEPEDFMHPNEILDVLKNFVQEHIKPAKEKPKSSVMDTLSGTANRDPSLDAAHWELMANVIDSNKLKMWDALSNALTKYHNVLTERANRIQETDSLRQQNAELRMLLHQYISSKVNQELEIPPTRILQLEYS